The following coding sequences are from one Musa acuminata AAA Group cultivar baxijiao chromosome BXJ1-6, Cavendish_Baxijiao_AAA, whole genome shotgun sequence window:
- the LOC135677311 gene encoding microtubule-destabilizing protein 60-like, whose protein sequence is MATPAKRSQAPRRQTSEIPKLSENLDPNLLSTPCRRSTKSPATNSVRPKKSASQTPVRIPSSSPSPAKDNSLVAPKRSSVTPLKSLDPEKCHQEVARLKENTSKSEPLAVEDMEVTDSRARAMKQLLLEEAMSGLPESGAGRVTYLVNAFERLLSISKEPKGEDGGEVKRKVMNWALPGLHQPPKAKVSENSCSPVLCSTDFPHIEDSEGDSAEHSSVNKKDKRLSNGINGSDEGRRNRRNSTGFSGRSRIKKFKVKSLQPFKLRTEQRGRFKEEQFIKKVNEMLLEEERKRTPIAKGLPWTTDEPEILIKPPIKERTEPIELILHSDVRAAERSEFDLHVAERMSFVEQIKLDRERQQKLEEEEEIRRLRKELVPKAQPMPYFDRPFIPRKSAKPQTVPKEPRFHIHHLKEP, encoded by the exons ATGGCGACCCCTGCCAAGAGATCCCAAGCCCCGAGACGCCAAACCTCGGAAATACCGAAGCTTTCCGAGAACCTTGATCCCAATCTTCTTTCCACTCCTTGCCGACGATCGACGAAATCTCCTGCAACCAATTCGGTGAGGCCGAAGAAATCAGCATCCCAAACCCCGGTTCGGATTCCGTCATCATCGCCTTCCCCTGCCAAAGACAACAGCTTGGTTGCTCCCAAGAGGAGTTCCGTAACTCCGCTCAAGAGCTTGGACCCCGAGAAGTGTCATCAAGAGGTGGCTCGTCTCAAGGAGAATACGAGTAAAAGCGAACCATTGGCGGTGGAAGATATGGAGGTTACAGATTCGAGAGCGAGGGCGATGAAGCAATTGCTGCTGGAGGAGGCCATGAGCGGTCTACCGGAGTCGGGGGCCGGGCGGGTGACGTACTTGGTGAATGCATTTGAGAGACTACTTTCCATCTCAAAGGAGCCAAAGGGTGAAGATGGAGGAGAAGTCAAAAGAAAGGTGATGAATTGGGCCTTGCCTGGCTTGCATCAGCCACCGAAGGCTAAGGTAAGCGAAAATTCTTGCTCGCCTGTCTTGTGTTCGACAGATTTCCCACATATAGAGGACTCCGAAGGAGATTCTGCCGAGCATTCTTCGGTGAACAAGAAGGACAAAAG ATTGAGCAATGGGATCAATGGATCGGACGAAGGGCGAAGAAATAGACGAAAT AGCACTGGTTTCTCAGGAAGAAGCAGGATCAAGAAGTTCAAAGTGAAAAGCCTGCAACCCTTCAAGTTAAGGACTGAG CAAAGAGGAAGGTTCAAGGAAGAGCAATTCATCAAGAAAGTGAACGAAATGCTTTTGGAGGAGGAGAGGAAACGAACACCAATTGCAAAAGGCCTTCCCTGGACTACAGATGAACCTGAG ATTCTGATAAAGCCTCCCATAAAGGAGCGAACAGAACCAATCGAACTTATTCTTCACAGCGATGTACGTGCCGCAGAACGTTCTGAGTTTGATCTTCAT GTTGCTGAGCGTATGAGCTTTGTTGAGCAAATAAAACTGGATAGAGAAAGGCAGCAAAAG ctggaagaagaagaggaaataaGAAGACTCCGAAAAGAGCTTGTGCCGAAAGCTCAGCCCATGCCTTACTTTGATCGTCCCTTCATCCCGAGAAA ATCAGCAAAACCCCAGACAGTTCCAAAGGAGCCAAGGTTTCATATTCACCACCTGAAGGAACCATAA